TCTCATTCtttgtgtcatttttgttgcttatcatTGTTCCCACGTACTTAAAGGTGTCAACTACTTAGAAAATGAGGTCATTTATCTttactgttttttgtttgtGAACTTCTTTCTTGcaatatattttgtctttttatgATTTATGTTGAATCCTCTCATtcctgtctttttcaaaattttttctaatttgtccTCAAAACACAACtgcatttatttcaaatttctcagATGGTCCGTTTCCTGTTGTTACCTTTGCCATAGAATTGAGCATAGTCATTTCCACCAATCGTTTAAACTTTTAGGGTATTTGTAGTTTTTCCATGCTCACTATAATTGTCGTCTTTTTCATACTGTCGATGCTTGTTTAAAGTCGATAAATATCATTTGCATACTAATTTTGTGCTCATATCTAAAAACTtatacaaaattgttttaagggaTCAAAGAAACAACACTAAAAAAAGAAGcagatatatttcaaataataagttcaaattaattaacaaaaaataaatgtatttgaaataatccATAGATGAAATTAAAAAGCTCAATaccaattaattaatattttgttactcattTCAATTTTAGCAATTTCACAGTCAATATACATAAGACACAAAATGGTTTGCGTGTGCTAAGTAGTGTGCTAGAATAGTTATTTTTGATTATCGGGAACTGCTTCTTTGGTTGTTTTGTTGGTACAATTTTTCTCACACGAGtgataaacaaaatttcttgtaCACATTCAAATAAGGTATGTACGATTCTTTTAAAAGTGGTTCAAAATCCTTCTACTATTTGCGAAAACTAGGGAAATAAAATGGTACTGTCAACAAtgactttttttattaagtttgcCTTCTAGTGCCTGATTTTTTCATCCGTGAAACATCAAAGCTTTCAAGCAGCGATGAAATAAGCAGTACCCCAGATAATTTAAACCTTTGCACTCCAGCCTAATAACCTACTAATAGAGGATATCAATAACTCCAGCATATTAGTTACGAGTCCTACCTGTGATGTAGAAGAAAATTGGAGTTGTTgcaataaaacaaaacatttatttctcaGCTATATTATGAAGAAACATATTCTAACTCatattatagaagaaaaacaaaacataagtTTAACAGACACACAAGAAAATCtcatttctaatttattattatgtgcAATCTTTTGTCCAGTCTTATTTCATGTGCTGGAGTGGAAGGTCTTAATCGATCTCCGGGGAACTCACCTATGAGTTGATTCAAATAAGACCCTAGTTTTTCgttcttgatttttttacacACATATATGAAATGAATGCAATTAATGTAGACATGTCCATCCCCCACTCAAGAGATTTTCTTCGGAAACACTATGGTGATGCGTATTTCATTTGTAGTAACTCCTCCGCTAATACAATGCTATGATAACCTTGAGCATTTGGTACGTTCGACAATAATTTGTGTTACAGACGCAATGGAATTCTTGTACCGCTAGGTAAATTAGACTTTATAAGATTATCGGAGGTAATATTAGTGaacaaaaaaatggtattttggTATTTGCACTAGTAGACCAATAATCCTGCGTATTTGGCAAAACCATAGTTCCCACATTCAAAATTACACCGATAAAGGTCTAAAATTCCTCCTTATTTGTGTCGCTCCATGTACGCCGTATAGAATCattgaaaagaattttatttctcAGTTTGTTCTTGACGTACTGATTTGTCGAATCCTTATTCTGATGTACTTTCTTAAAGTATGTCTTGCAGTAAATTTTCTGTTACAATTTGCTCACATAGGTTTGTTACTTTTAGaaagtaaatattaatttgtaattttagtGTGTCTATTTCTTAGTATAGTTACTATTACTTGTTTCGAGCGATTACTGCATATTCGCGGCCACTgttcaatatattcatttatttgttttaggtTTTGAAATGATCTTTGCCACTCAGATTTCCActtaagaataattttcattttgatatatgcTTTCACGTCATTATATACCGCACTATTCATTGTATGTACATCACTGCAAATCGTAGCGTCTTTTGCGTTTTTGTCAGCatcttcattttcttgttttcattgTTGAGAAGGCACCCACAAAAATCCGACATCTAagttgtttttttgtattagttGCAATTATTTCTTGATTTGAGGGTTGTTAGTATAGATATTTTTAAGGAGCTCAAGTCATTCAAGGATTCTGttataattatacttttttgtaggTTTGATGAATAAATTTCCACCAAAGCTTGTAGAAAAGTATATATTTCTGCTGAATATACAGAGCTTACTTACGTGaggtaatttatatttcaagtgAGGTTTATGAGAGGTGATAACAGCAGGCGTAACTCCATTGGGGGTGCTGGATGCGGCAGTGTATAGTTTATGGAAGTTAGAATACATGGAGAGTTTCTAGTGAAAATTCTGATATATTATGGAGGCTGGCGTTTCAGCTTAATTAAAGACATTGAAACTTGTGTCCATGCTCGGAGTTTTAATCAGGGAAAGATTTATCTTATGACATGCCCATAGATTGAGAGTAAAGTCTCTTTGTCAGATCCCCACTCTCTATTTTAGAGAACTTTTAATAGGTTTAGTCTATTCTAACATTTGACGACATTATTCATTTGGTTTTCGCTGCAGAGAAGCGGAAATCGGAGTCTCTAGACCATTTATGTATAAGTATATTTATGTGTAATTGTAAAATTGATTGGGCTAATTACTGAACTTctattattcagaaaattgtgaatgaaaGCCAGCATGTGTCTATCTATGTTCCATTCTTTCAAGGTTTCTACTATGTTTGGTCTCCATGGGGTATCGAGgctttgtttatgtcaaaaaatacaGCTACTCGCATGGATTTCTGATTGTTTGCTAAAGCCTCGATCTCTAATGTTCTCGATTGTGCTTTTGTGTTTTCTAAAACCTTCTGTTCTGGTGTTAACAGTTTTCTTAGGTCTAGTTGCCAAACAAGTCcgttaatcattattttttttaataattcacaCATTGTATAGGTTAAGGATATAGTTCTGCAGGAATTAActgataatttcttttttcctaTCTTCTGTATGGGTATAAGAGTCCCtttcaaccatttttttaaaaatgtatgttttgtccatatttgattaaatatttccaGCAGTGTAGCCTTAGCTGTATATTTATATCGTCTTTCACTGGGCTAGAATCGTCAAAAGAAATAAGTGTTTCGTCAAGCTCAGTCTTTAGAAGGGGTTTGTTGATGTCCGACTCTATgatgtgaaagttatgaagactgtttttattattttccagaaAACTTTCTGTGAAAGTGGTTAGGGTTACTAGTAATTTGTCCGTCATCTTCTAAAGTCGCAGTTTTCTGATATGATTTGTAACTGGATATTTGcctaatttttttccaagtaataCTAATATAGGttgagatatttatattttgtacgTATGCCGTCCATGATTCCCTTCTACTCTTTTTAAGTATGTACCTCGCATTAGCTCTTAGGTTTTTGAAACTTGTTAGATGTTGATGTAGACTTTTATGGTTCGTCGACATCGTTGTTTCACCAAGGTACTGGATTGTGACCTTTTATGGTCTCCGTCATTCCAATACCGTTATTTGCGGCTTGTTTGATTATGTTGGTAAATTTGTTAACCGTTTCATCGATATCATCTGTTATTTTGTATTGAGTACGTAATGTTTCCAAATTCTAGGAAAACAGATTCCACTCTGCATTTTAGAGACGCCATTTTGGTAAAGGCTTAGTATTTTTTGTCCTAGTTCTAATGTCAGAGATTATTATTGGGAAATGATCGCTATCATAAAAGTATGATACTACTTCCCAGTTAAAGAAAGGAGGATCACATATTATTAAGTCTATAGCAGACGATGCGATAATTATGCGAAGTTGAGGTATTTGTTGAATTAAATtctccaaataatttttattgagataAATATTGGAGGGTATatgaatattacaaatatttattttagatggaTCTgtgtttatatcaattttattcgatTGAATATTATTTCCGAAATATGTGACAATACCTCCCCAACTCCTCTCTCCAGTGGGTCTATTTTTATAGTATATGTTATAGTTTCTCCAGTTATCTACACTACTTTCCTTTAAAATCTGTAAACACATAATGTTTGGTTTGTACAAACATTtcataatgtaaataaaccatTCAAATTTCATTGCATTAGATACACTTATAATATCATGGCTCCGACGACTCCCTACTAGAATTCATGGGGCCTTCTGATATGTATCTtcttaatcgtttttttttatcttgGTTATGCGAATTTTCAGGGATTTGTTCGTGATTTGACTCTTTCCAGCATATCAACAAGAGACTCAAAATCTGCGGTATAATTTCTAATTGTACTGATTGGATCACTTGAACCATGAATATTGGTGATCAAATCTGTCAGTTAAtcacaattcaatattttctcatcTTTGTCCTTCTCAATAAAATTGTTCGCGGGCTTCaacattttcattgtttcttctTGTCcaattttcttggttttttttttacattgaacTCTTTGTGTGTTTTAAAAGTTGTTTCTCATTCAGTAAGTTTATCTTGTATTGGGGGACTTTCAATTTcgttgatttttctttttttagtttctGTGTGATCATTATCTATTGCGACATTTTGGTCTGTTTCAATTTCAGTTGAGTTGTTGGTGTTACTGGTTTTTTCGAATTGAATAAAGAGACTTTCTGGTACAATAACTTTATTTGGTGGGTTAATATATGCTTGCATATGGCTGTAGGCAGGATCAGTAACACCAATTCTTAGGAATTGGTAATtagtttattcaaatattttctaaagcTGCTTAGATAATTTCGTTAGGGATTGAAAGGtaatcatttgaaattataagTCTTTCTGGTGGGGTGATCATTCTAGGTGCTTTGATTTTTGACcgttattaattatttccgCTCCATGGTCTTCCAAAAATTTGTCACCATCTGTTTCGATGATAAATATATGCAAATTCTGTCGTTGGCCATGCGTGAAGcatataatatatttcttgGAGAGATAAAACCAACTTTATACGAATACTCTTGGCTTTTGATTCCATTAACTGACGGAAAAAAATAGCTTGTTCTTTTGGTGGGTGATTTGGTTGTTGATTTTATACTAGTAGGCTCGAATATGATATACCATGGGTTTGCATTATTTGTTATGAATTACtgttattcataataatttttgatattaagcATCTGTTGATACAATTTTCTGCTTCAACACTAAGGTTTGTAGGTTCGACCCTGTCTACTAAGACagtcagaaataaaaaatggattCCTTTTGATAACGTTGATCACGATGGTACCCGTTTGTTGATGCAATTTCGACTTATTACTTATAAATACTATATAGAATCAGTTGTAATGTAAATAGTACTTACGTATTGTATTAGTTGTAATTAGATTATGActttcaattgaatttattcaattttgtacTCGCAAAATTTGCTATACACTTGAGAGCTGATAGATATCAGGTAGTCACCCAATAACAGTCAGGACCGAACTTAGCTTAAAAAATTGTAGTGCTTCCTTGATGTTGAATACTTTATTACctgttgaaaaattgattttttgttaggGAATGTCACTTCCCGTGATATCACTCCATGCGATGCTGTTTACAGGTTGTATATCTTTGTTCTCTGAATCAGATTCAATGATtataattcttcatttttttctaacttCCTGACTGGAATTCCACTTAAATCGTCGCCAAGTAATGCAAATTCAAGATCATCTTCCACAacactaatttcaaaacactaacatcaaaattttctccTCCCATATTCACCACACGAAAGAATTCAACGTTATAATTATTAggagaagaaattaaatatagCACTTATTATAAGGTAAACATAATAAACTtatcataaacaaaataatataaacacaTGCTTAGCTAACTGTTAAGAGCGCCGAGTTAGTAAAACAACTGTGTCGCCTAAGCCGCGCTAGTAGATTTAATGTCTGCATTCTAATATCACAACTACAGCGACAATGGAGTGCAAAGGGTTAATAGATACagataattctattatttcgaATCTTGTACCGGAGAAATCCGGATGCTAGTATGAAAATGGGTTTTAATAATTCGAAGAGTGGTGTGAAACAAATAAGACAAATATCCGAAAATATGCTATAACAGAGAAGTCTAAAGAAGTGTTATCTCTTGCAACAAAACAGCGAACCAAACATCACTAAATCACGGCGTCCATTTGATTGTTGCTGATTTGTTGCAAGTGAAGTCGAGTATTTGAGTGTTTTGGCACTTTCGtctttttgtttaattcaacTTATTGAACTGTGTAATGCAAAATAACTATTGTGATATTACAACTTGGACTAATATCTCTCTGAAACAAATGTATTGAGGAGTACAGAAGATTTATTTAAGaagagaaattcaaaaattataaaaattttgcgaataagtataaaattaattgGTAGAATGAAACAACTTAGCCACGAATCGGATTGTAACTTCTAGTCTTTCATggacaaaaatactttttctccACTTTGAGTGTTTCTAATTATTTCCAAGTCGATTTAGATAACGCAATAAATAAAACacgaaatttttgatataatcctCTAGTACTTGGGAATTTTGAATCTACTACTGATCGGTTTCCGCCATAAGCAATTCTTTGTACATATACTTCTTGCAGCCAGCATATTTTTCTATCTTCATTTATCTTTCAGCTAACGTATCCATAAATATATAAGCTGCTGTTGCAGTTTTCCATATCAATTTAGATTTAATAGTAATACTAATATTAACAAGTACACACAACCAAATAGCATTGATGCTGTGCCACCCGAAATGCAAAAGGCATTAGTAGAATTTGAGGGTACAAAACCAATTTGTCGTCTAAAATTACCCAAATTGAAGACCAacaaaaattctaataatatcATTGCAGGAGTAGACTGATTAATGGGAAGCCTCTCCAATGAATACAATACGCTTGAACGACTGTATGCACTAATTTATTATGGAACTGTTGCAGTACTCTGTCTACACGATCAGCATATATGCGTAACAAAGACCCGtaccaataaaaaacaaaaaaccctAGTGGCAACGGCGCCTAAAACGTTCCATCGATACTATTAAGAGCGAGCTCGGACGTCTAACGGAGTATAAGAAATGTACGCAAGCCTCAAAATACTTGAGAAAAcgcataaaaaatatttaaaataggtACTCACACACAACATCCAAAACATCCACAACATCTGCGTGAGTATATTCATCTGCTTCAACAGAAGTTTGAAACGAAATATAAGCGTTTATCGAGACACATTGAGTGCATGCAGAAGCAACAGATCAAACAATATGTTTAATACCCACAAAAATCACAAGAGAAACGCCGACTGGATAACCGCTGAAGAAATACGGTTAAGAATTGTTTCAATGCAGATTGATTATTTCACACTACAGGAAATCACTGACGAAATGCATAGCACCAGCAACTGGAAAGCACCGGAAGTAGATAATAATCAAAGCTTTGGTATAAGTAATTCTCAAGCGTACATAAGAGTTGGCGAAATAATTGATCCATCTCCTATACAACCTAGATGACATCCTTACTCCTAGCTCGAATCACTAACAGAATTTATAGGCGCTTAGCTGAGTAACCGAAGGGTTGCAGAAGAGATCACCAAAGGTACAAAGAACAAATTGTTGTAGACTCTGTGATACTTCAGCAGGCACAGAAATATTACCGACTATATATACGGCTTTCGTGGATCCAAAAAAGAAGCGTTTGGCAGTGTACTCAAATCCTGACTTGTGGAGGTCTTGCAGATTTATAAATTCCACCCAACTACTGTAAGATCGTTTCAACAACGATGTAGGGATGGCGAACAAACCTACATCTGCAAATCGGTCCGAACTCCATCAGTTATTCAGACATATCACCATTCCCAGGGTATATACCAGGATGAATCCGTGATTCTGCTTTGCATGGATTCCCCTATCTACCATGCTCAATGATACAAAGTACGGTTTTAGCATTAGAGCTAACAGAAACTCTAAATATACCATCTACCATCTTTTCTACATAGATGATATAAAACTATAAGCACCAAATGAGCCTCAAATCGATAACCTTTTTGATATAACACATCGATTCTCTACTTTTATACATATGGAGGTTGGACTGTCTAACTGCAAGACCCAACACACCGAGAAACGCATTATTATGAACGGAGGTATGCAACTACCCAAGGGAGATATTGTACAGTTAATGGAAGACGGGGAAATCTATATATATCTGGTGCTTTAACAATGAAATGTCCTAGTTTATGTGACatcaaaactatattattaaatttgagtaTTACCTTCATTTGGGTTAAAGGACACAAATGGAGTTTTTTGTAACGTATATACAGGAAGAGATGCAATCAATTAAATAGAAGATAAAATGTAGGTATCCTGGCAGAAACAATGGGATACTGCCTGAAGATCCTCAAATAAcacctattttcaaatttatcctaCTTTACCCTCACCCCAGaactatatatttaaatacacAAATTCGAAATTTTACTCAGCAAGTATGATGTACCTATGATGATAATTCTTGTGCTGAtctcaatcacatttttttcggATGCAGCAAtcacattcataaaacaaacaatttgttgcAGTTACTTGTTAAACAAAACTACTCCATACTTCTGAATCTCACACACCTTTTGAGCGTGGGTAGAAAGACTTGAAGAAGCAGAAGAAAGAACAGCTACGGAAGGATAAGCCAACGAAGAAGCCCCGGCCGGAGCCTAAGCGCAGAAAACCGCGTCAGCGGAGCAAGATGCACTAATCATCCGCCCATTTGAGCCGGCGAAGTACTCAGAGATTTTGCGTCGAATAAAGAAGGACGTCCCCGAAGAGCAGATCCGTACCACCGTGGATAAGATCCACAAAACCAGAGCCGGAAATATGCTGATAACGCTCTCTAGGAAAAGTACCGACAAAGGCCAGGCCTTGCAGAAAACTATCGTGGACATCCTACAGGAAAACGCCAAAGTAATCTGCAAAGGTCCACAGGAAGATGTCGAATTTCGAGATCTTGACGATACCACAACCAGGGAGGATATCCAAGCCGCCCTACAGATGGAAATTGGAGAGTCCTGCGAGATACCACTGGAGATAATTAGGATCCGAAAAGCCTACAGAGGTACTCAGATTGCTGTTGTGACTCTACCAGCAGCTGCAGCGAAGAAGATCATGGAAGGAAGCGGTAAAATCCGAATCGGCTGGGTAAACTGCCGAATTAGAGCAACGAAGAGACCGATCCAATGCTTCAAGTGCTGGCACTTTGGGCATCATGGATCTCATTGCAAAAGCAAAGTAGATCGTTCTAAGCTTTGCATCAGGTGCGGACAAGAAGGGCACAAGATCGCCGGGTGTAAAAATCCAGCCAAATGTGCATTATGCGCCGAGAACCAAGGCGCAGAGAATGCTGCTAACAATGCCGGCAGCCACAAATGCCCGGTATTCCAAGAGGCGCTTCAGAGGATGACAAGCAAAAGAACATGAAGATACTGCAGCTCAACCTCAATCATTGTGAGGCTGCGCATGACCTGCTCATGCAGACGGTGCGCGAATTAGAGCTTGACTTGGTACTGATAGCGGAGCCATATAAACACCTAAGCCCCTGGGAATCGGACAGCACATCCAAGGCTGTCATCTGGTCATGTGGCAAGCTCCCTTTCCAGAACGCAGTCGACAACAACAATGCCGGCTTTGTAGCAGCATCAGTAGAGGGCATCCGCTTCTATAGCTGCTATGCACCACCTAGCCTCTCTATTGGTGACTTCACTGATTTCCTAGATCGACTAATCGAAGATGCGAAGCAATACCATCCAGTAGCGATAGCCGGAGACTTCAACTCCTGGGCAGTCGACTGGAGTAGCAAACATACCAACGCACGAGGGAAGGCACTGCTGGAGGCTTTTATTACACTAGATGTAGTCTTGCTCAACAGCGGTGATACGCCGACCTACACCAAGGACGACGCAAGCTCGATTGTAGATCTCACTTTTGTCAGAAGTAGCCTTGCTAAAGGTAACGACAAATGGGAAGTATTGGATATCTACACCGCTAGCGACCATCATACAATATTCTGGGAAATATCAAGCAACCAGAACTTCAGGAGGCATATCAAGCTATCTAACAACGTTGGTTGGAAAGTAAAGACTTTTGACCCAGAATTATTGCTGATAGCTCTCGACAGTGATCCGATCAACTTTGGATGTGCGGAAGAACAGACTGAGGACCTGATGAGAAGAGTAACACATGCTTGTGATGCAAGTATGCCTCGTAAACGTGGCATGTACTCAAGATCTTCAGTGCATTGGTGGAACGACCACATCAGCAGCCTTCGTAAAGAGTGTCACAGGAAGAGAAGAATCTCTCAGCGCGGCTATCAACGGCCCAACTCAGCGGAGTTAGTCGCAGAGTACAAAAAAGCGCGTCATGAGCTGAATAAAGCTATCAAAGAGAGCAAAAGAAGATGCTGGAAAGAACTTATATACGAGGTAGACAAAGACGTGTGGGGTAGACCTTATAAGGTGGTCATGACCCActtgaaaaagcaacaaatgCCATCACCTACGTGTCCTCATCTCCTTCAAAAAATCGTCACTGCGCTGTTCCCACAGCAAAGAAATTTCGATTACCAGTTGGCTCCAAGTGAACTGGATGACATACAGGAAATAATAAAGCGCCGGGATTGGACGAAATCCCTAATATTGCCTTGAAAACCATCTTAAAGGCAGCACCGACATTGTTCCTAGACGTGTACAACATCTGCCTCAAAGAGGGGACCTTCCCAAAGAAGTGGAAACAGCAACGACTGGTACTGCTTCCGAAAGGAAAAAAGCCTCCGGATGAACCGTCATCTTACCGTCCACTTTGCATGTTAGATACAGCAGGTAAGATTTTAGAGCGTATAATTCATCAACGAATAGAAGAAGTAGGCGATCAACTCCTAGCAGACAACCAGTATGGATTTCGGAAAGGACGATCAACACTGGACGCGATTAATCTAGTTGTTAATATCGCTAAGGAAGCGATCGCAGGAACCAGATAGAAAGGCGACACAAAGAAGTATTGCCTGGTGGCGACATTAGACATAAAAAACTCCTTCAATTCCGCCAACTGGAACTGCATCATGCAAGCTCTACGAGAGAAAAGCGTTCCAGAATATCTGTGTAGGATAGTAGCCAGCTACTTTACCGATAGAGTTCTCAAATATGACACGAGGAATGGTCCTAAGGATTACGATATTACAGGAGGTGTACCTCAGGGCTCTGTTCTAGGCCCACTCCTGTGGAATGTCATGTACGACGGACTGTTAAGACTGAAACTACCAAGTAACGTCAAACTGATAGCGTACGCTGATGATGTAGCGGTTGTGATCGTTGCCAAACATCTTGATGAGATAAGCCATATCTTCGACATCACCTTTGACAAAGTCAACCAATGGATGGACGAAATGAATCTCCAAATGGCGAAGCACAATACTGAGGCAGTGCTTATTAGCAGCAGAAAAGCAAGCTGAAAGTCGGTACACAAGAAATCACATCACAACCGTATATCCGATATCTGGGAGTGATGCTTGATGCCCGACTCAACTTCAAGCAGCAGGTAGAACACGTCAGTGCCAAAGCATCGGTAGTAAGAGCTAGTCTCGCAAGACTGATGCCTAACGTCGGCGGCCCAAACCAGAGCAGAAGACTACTATTATCATCAGTTTTCACATCGGTGCTCACTTATGGAATATCCATTTGGGCAGATGCGCTGGAGCTGCAAGAGTCATAGAGAAAGGGTGGACTAGTATATCGTCTAAATGCTGTAAGAGTAGCCAGCGCCTTCCGCGGAATATCGGAGGAAGCAGTGTGTGTCATTTCCGGAACTTTGCCACTCAGAGTTCTAGCTGAGGAAAGAAGGAACCTTTACCAACGAAAGAGGTCAACTACACTAAGTGCCGAGGAACTCAGAGCTGAAGAACGGCAGAACAGCATCACACGATGGCAATCGCAGTGGGATGCCGCAACAAAAGGAAGATGGACATACCGGCTCATACCAAAGATCGACGTTTGGCTGAATCGGAGTTATGGCGTGGTCAACTATTATTTGACGCAAATGTTGTCAGGACATGGATGTTTTCGGACATATCTTCACCGCTTCAAGCATGATGATTCACCGGAGTGCCCGTCCTGCCCAGGAATCAATGAAGACGCAGAGCACGTTTTCTTTGACTGCCCACGATTCTATCCACAACGAGATGAGCTGGAGACGATCCTAAAGAAGAGAATCCAGCCAGAGACAATAGTAGAAGAAATGCTGTCATCAGAAGCTGCCTGGAACGCTATCAATTCGTTTGTCACGGAAGTCCTTACGGAACTGCGTTCcattgaaagaagaagagcGAATGACGTCCACTAGAAGAAAGAAGATATAAAATCTTAGCTACCAGAAAGAAGAGCAGCAGCTAATTCCTCCCTCTGCGATGTAATGCCTAAAAGGCGGGTCCGCGGGGAATGAGAGGATAGAAGATAAGAGGTTTAGGGTTTAATGAGTAGGGGCAATAGCGCCGCAGAGTCGAGTCTCACATATCCAGGCGTACCACCTATGCCTGTAATCCGT
The window above is part of the Diorhabda sublineata isolate icDioSubl1.1 chromosome 3, icDioSubl1.1, whole genome shotgun sequence genome. Proteins encoded here:
- the LOC130441197 gene encoding uncharacterized protein LOC130441197, producing MKILQLNLNHCEAAHDLLMQTVRELELDLVLIAEPYKHLSPWESDSTSKAVIWSCGKLPFQNAVDNNNAGFVAASVEGIRFYSCYAPPSLSIGDFTDFLDRLIEDAKQYHPVAIAGDFNSWAVDWSSKHTNARGKALLEAFITLDVVLLNSGDTPTYTKDDASSIVDLTFVRSSLAKGNDKWEVLDIYTASDHHTIFWEISSNQNFRRHIKLSNNVGWKVKTFDPELLLIALDSDPINFGCAEEQTEDLMRRVTHACDASMPRKRGMYSRSSVHWWNDHISSLRKECHRKRRISQRGYQRPNSAELVAEYKKARHELNKAIKESKRRCWKELIYEVDKDVWGRPYKVVMTHLKKQQMPSPTCPHLLQKIVTALFPQQRNFDYQLAPSELDDIQEIIKRRDWTKSLILP